The following are encoded together in the Arthrobacter sp. Y-9 genome:
- a CDS encoding 3-methyladenine DNA glycosylase: MSQDEWLPRAEAHAARVDRYAAPFLERRHTGRKHPVEDFLFTYYTHKPGQLRRWHPGAGTILLGPEARERQAWKHHRALTTEERDALGLAPDTAAVTVDVEGFLADRREAVDFARIILGGTQARPAQFGCFGLHEWAMVYRQEKFELRHEYLSLRLGGEVTDQVVEGHRIRCSHFDAFRFYTPDATPLNELQPTRETQRDLEQPGCLHANMDVYKWAYKLTPLLPSEFLMDCFELSYRIRAMDMQASPYDLAAWGYDPIRIETPEGKAEYVARQRGFAEETQELRARFLDLLDRTVPPTPQETR, translated from the coding sequence CTGTCCCAGGACGAGTGGCTCCCCCGCGCCGAGGCCCATGCCGCCCGCGTGGACCGGTACGCGGCGCCCTTCCTGGAACGGCGTCACACCGGCCGCAAGCACCCCGTGGAAGACTTCCTCTTCACCTACTACACCCATAAGCCAGGCCAGTTGCGACGCTGGCATCCTGGCGCCGGGACCATTCTGCTCGGCCCGGAAGCCCGCGAGCGCCAGGCCTGGAAGCACCACCGGGCGCTGACCACGGAGGAACGCGACGCACTCGGCCTGGCGCCCGACACGGCCGCGGTCACCGTCGACGTCGAGGGATTCCTGGCGGACCGGCGTGAAGCCGTCGACTTCGCCCGCATCATCTTGGGCGGAACGCAGGCCCGACCGGCGCAGTTCGGCTGTTTCGGTCTCCACGAATGGGCCATGGTGTACCGGCAGGAGAAGTTCGAGCTGCGCCACGAGTACCTCTCCCTCCGGCTCGGCGGCGAGGTGACGGACCAGGTGGTCGAAGGACATCGCATCCGGTGCAGCCACTTCGACGCCTTCCGCTTCTACACCCCGGACGCCACCCCGCTGAACGAGCTCCAGCCCACCCGGGAGACTCAGCGCGACCTGGAACAGCCCGGCTGCCTGCACGCCAACATGGACGTCTACAAGTGGGCCTACAAGCTCACACCGCTGCTGCCGAGCGAGTTCCTCATGGACTGCTTCGAACTCTCCTACCGGATCCGCGCCATGGACATGCAGGCCTCCCCGTACGACCTCGCCGCCTGGGGCTACGACCCCATCCGGATCGAAACCCCCGAGGGCAAAGCCGAGTACGTCGCCCGGCAACGGGGTTTCGCCGAGGAGACGCAGGAGTTGCGCGCCCGCTTCCTGGACCTGCTGGACCGCACCGTGCCACCCACTCCTCAGGAGACGCGATGA
- a CDS encoding MarR family transcriptional regulator, translating into MDSNADTDLSLENQLCFALTVASRTVVQAYRPVLEPLGLTHPQYLVMLALWDHNPLSVKEVSAQLLHEPATISPLLRRLEDMGYVRRTPNAQDARALDVELTTEGLALKEKARAVPPAMMRRLKLTREEVMVLNKAMHNLIEAATAED; encoded by the coding sequence GTGGATTCCAATGCAGACACAGATCTCTCGCTCGAGAACCAGCTGTGTTTCGCACTCACGGTCGCTTCTCGGACGGTCGTCCAGGCGTACCGCCCGGTGCTGGAACCCCTCGGCCTGACCCACCCGCAGTACCTGGTGATGCTGGCCCTCTGGGACCACAATCCCCTGAGCGTCAAAGAGGTCAGCGCACAGCTCCTGCACGAGCCCGCCACCATCTCGCCCTTGCTGCGTCGACTGGAGGACATGGGCTACGTACGGCGCACCCCGAACGCCCAGGACGCCCGCGCGCTCGACGTCGAACTGACCACGGAGGGCCTCGCACTCAAGGAGAAGGCCCGAGCCGTCCCGCCCGCCATGATGCGCCGGCTCAAGCTCACACGCGAGGAGGTCATGGTGCTGAACAAGGCCATGCACAACCTCATCGAAGCGGCCACCGCGGAGGACTGA
- a CDS encoding serine protease inhibitor, which translates to MAQHISFRTPSGLRAGLLGLTAVASLIALSACTPSATPSPDTTTPGATGSRSASSSPSPSRLPTTPPATSDHPAPDASATADLTITVLAKPGAKPTETRLLCTGKTAKPEATVPIADEACALVEAHPAYLFPTAKNTAQACTEQYGGPATATIKGTVRGKTVDLSLSRTDGCKISQWSTLGPLLGEAGANV; encoded by the coding sequence ATGGCCCAGCACATCTCGTTCAGGACACCTTCCGGCCTGCGCGCCGGTCTGCTGGGCCTGACCGCCGTCGCCTCCCTGATCGCGCTGTCCGCCTGCACTCCGTCCGCCACGCCCTCCCCGGACACCACGACGCCGGGCGCCACCGGTTCCAGGAGCGCCTCGTCGAGTCCATCGCCGAGCAGGCTTCCCACCACGCCTCCGGCCACCAGCGACCACCCTGCTCCTGACGCCTCCGCCACGGCCGATCTGACCATCACGGTCCTGGCCAAGCCCGGAGCCAAGCCCACCGAGACCAGGCTGCTGTGCACCGGCAAGACCGCGAAGCCGGAGGCCACGGTCCCGATCGCGGACGAGGCGTGCGCCCTGGTCGAAGCCCATCCGGCTTATCTGTTCCCCACGGCGAAGAACACCGCCCAGGCGTGCACCGAGCAGTACGGCGGTCCCGCGACGGCCACCATCAAGGGCACCGTCCGCGGCAAGACCGTGGACCTCTCCCTGAGCAGGACCGACGGCTGCAAGATCAGTCAGTGGTCCACTCTTGGGCCCTTGCTGGGCGAAGCCGGGGCGAACGTCTGA
- a CDS encoding serine protease inhibitor, with amino-acid sequence MTSMDLTVTLTPAPGAPEVTFRLVGGPEGPGPASTVPDPAAAYDAVVRHGARLLLPALPRQGAAVSETRPVFGGEQRAHVTGTLEGRPVDRRFSRSDSRETARWDALAPLLGGSEA; translated from the coding sequence ATGACCTCCATGGACCTGACCGTCACTCTCACACCAGCCCCCGGAGCGCCCGAGGTGACCTTCCGTCTGGTCGGCGGGCCGGAAGGCCCCGGCCCCGCATCGACGGTGCCGGATCCGGCCGCCGCGTACGACGCCGTCGTGCGGCACGGCGCGCGGCTGCTCCTGCCCGCCCTGCCGCGCCAGGGGGCGGCCGTCTCCGAGACCCGCCCGGTCTTCGGCGGGGAGCAGCGTGCGCACGTCACGGGCACCCTGGAGGGCCGGCCGGTGGACCGCCGGTTCAGCCGCTCCGATTCGCGGGAGACCGCCCGCTGGGATGCGCTGGCACCACTGCTGGGAGGCTCGGAGGCCTGA
- a CDS encoding S8 family serine peptidase gives MTPAQAAPTVAPGQSSIQQFQAGRYIVVLAEKPAARYDGGTPGLAATKPEAGRKLDARNQNVQRYRQHLQSVQKQVAGQEGVAIKRSFSTALNAFSAQLSAEQASKLAKDPKVLAVAPDRQYAPDYSSTDYLKLPGKTGLWQQQLGGVNNAGKGVVVGVIDSGYTPSSPFFAGDEVKPLQGAPKVGVPYRNEDGKIAMLKSDGDTFVGDCQAGDGFEGTECNSKVLSARYFADDFLNTVPPEHRAPEELISPVDVGSHGTHTASTAAGNANVHANLGDRDMGITSGVAPAAKLSIYKVCWEDDDPDTGGCYSSASVAAIDQAILDGVDVLNYSISGSATSTTDPVSLAFLSAVSAGIFVSVSAGNSGPTASTVNHGAPWLTTVAASSFTSELQGTVEFEDGSKFRGASLMATEVPYSNLVLSGNAASGTGNANLCAPNSLDPAKVSGKIVVCDRGVVDRVAKSAEVKRAGGVGMVLVNLSASSEDVDMHAVPTVHVNPPATQQIKDKVTANPAIKARLVNHDTTGLPVEPQPQVAGFSSRGPLLASGSDLLKPDVAAPGVAVLAGVSPIAEHGALFGMMSGTSMASPHIAGFGALALSKNPKWSPATIKSALMTTATDLKKADGSKDTDLFATGAGQVNPGGFLNPGLVYDAGQDDYLRYIQGLGFDLGIPGLGSTKTRDMNVPSFALGNLTGRIEVTRTLTALTPGLYRAVVNVPGVNVKVTPSVLNFNAAGQKKTFKVSFENAGAPLGQFAMGQLSWQGLGKSVTSPIAVRPQSAVAATNLSFTTAKGTDKATFPVTSGSDRPTKLTLDGLSKADATQIQLVPGPAGDTADASNASKTVTVPAGTPFARFAVVSSQDNADFDLVVLGPNGKVYTAATASASESVSLSNPAPGQYTLLANLYASPGNQPVKASLEASVLGASVGNATVTPNPLVLKNGKTADVTLAWKGLTPGSYIGRVSYAGSSVQTFVNVVVTGTGASVAAPAAESPDAGVRAKAEQELQKRPDLNQEDAPAAG, from the coding sequence CAGGCCGCTACATCGTGGTCCTCGCCGAAAAGCCCGCCGCGAGGTACGACGGCGGGACCCCGGGCCTCGCCGCCACCAAGCCGGAGGCGGGCCGGAAGCTCGATGCCCGAAACCAGAACGTCCAGCGGTACCGCCAGCACCTCCAGTCGGTCCAGAAGCAGGTGGCGGGTCAGGAGGGTGTGGCCATCAAGCGCAGCTTCTCCACGGCCCTGAACGCGTTCTCCGCCCAGCTCAGCGCCGAGCAGGCGAGCAAGCTCGCGAAGGACCCCAAGGTCCTGGCCGTGGCCCCGGACCGCCAGTACGCTCCGGACTACTCCAGCACGGACTACCTCAAGCTCCCCGGCAAGACCGGCCTCTGGCAGCAGCAGCTCGGCGGCGTGAACAACGCCGGCAAGGGCGTGGTGGTCGGCGTGATCGACTCGGGCTACACCCCGTCGAGCCCGTTCTTCGCCGGCGACGAGGTCAAGCCTCTCCAGGGCGCCCCGAAGGTCGGTGTCCCGTACCGCAATGAGGACGGCAAGATCGCCATGCTCAAGTCGGACGGCGACACCTTCGTGGGTGACTGCCAGGCGGGCGACGGCTTCGAAGGGACCGAGTGCAACTCCAAGGTGCTCTCGGCCCGGTACTTCGCCGATGACTTCCTCAACACCGTCCCGCCGGAGCACCGCGCGCCGGAGGAGCTGATCTCCCCGGTCGACGTCGGAAGCCACGGCACGCACACCGCGAGCACCGCGGCCGGCAACGCCAACGTCCACGCCAATCTGGGCGACCGGGACATGGGCATCACGAGCGGCGTCGCCCCGGCGGCCAAGCTCTCCATCTACAAGGTCTGCTGGGAGGACGACGACCCGGACACCGGCGGCTGCTACTCCTCCGCTTCGGTGGCGGCCATCGATCAGGCCATCCTGGATGGCGTGGATGTCCTGAACTACTCCATCTCCGGCAGTGCCACCAGCACCACCGACCCGGTCTCTCTGGCCTTCCTCTCCGCCGTCTCGGCGGGCATCTTCGTCTCAGTCTCGGCCGGCAACAGCGGTCCGACCGCGAGCACCGTCAACCACGGCGCTCCGTGGCTGACCACCGTGGCCGCCAGCTCCTTCACGAGCGAACTGCAGGGCACGGTCGAGTTCGAGGACGGCAGCAAGTTCCGCGGCGCCAGCCTCATGGCCACCGAGGTCCCGTACAGCAACCTGGTCCTTTCCGGGAACGCCGCATCCGGCACCGGCAACGCGAACCTCTGCGCCCCCAACAGCCTGGATCCCGCCAAGGTGAGCGGCAAGATCGTGGTCTGCGACCGTGGCGTGGTGGATCGCGTCGCGAAGAGCGCCGAGGTCAAGCGTGCCGGCGGCGTCGGCATGGTCCTGGTGAACCTGAGCGCCTCCAGCGAGGACGTGGACATGCACGCCGTGCCCACCGTCCACGTCAACCCGCCGGCGACCCAGCAGATCAAGGACAAGGTCACCGCGAACCCGGCCATCAAGGCCCGCCTGGTCAACCACGACACCACCGGCCTTCCGGTGGAGCCCCAGCCGCAGGTTGCAGGGTTCTCCTCGCGCGGTCCTCTGCTGGCTTCCGGTTCCGATCTGCTGAAGCCGGATGTCGCCGCTCCCGGCGTCGCCGTCCTCGCCGGTGTCTCCCCGATCGCGGAGCACGGCGCGCTGTTCGGCATGATGTCCGGCACCTCCATGGCCTCCCCGCACATCGCGGGCTTCGGCGCCCTGGCCCTCTCCAAGAACCCGAAGTGGTCGCCCGCCACCATCAAGTCGGCGCTCATGACCACCGCGACGGATCTGAAGAAGGCCGACGGCAGCAAGGACACGGATCTCTTCGCCACGGGCGCGGGCCAGGTGAACCCCGGTGGGTTCCTGAACCCGGGTCTCGTGTACGACGCCGGCCAGGACGACTACCTGCGGTACATCCAGGGCCTGGGCTTCGACCTCGGCATCCCGGGTCTCGGCTCCACCAAGACCCGTGACATGAACGTCCCGTCCTTCGCCCTCGGCAATCTGACGGGCCGCATCGAGGTCACCCGCACGCTCACCGCGCTGACCCCGGGCCTGTACCGCGCCGTGGTCAACGTCCCGGGCGTGAACGTCAAGGTCACCCCGTCGGTGCTGAACTTCAACGCCGCCGGTCAGAAGAAGACCTTCAAGGTCAGCTTCGAGAACGCCGGAGCTCCGCTGGGTCAGTTCGCCATGGGCCAGCTGAGCTGGCAGGGTCTGGGCAAGAGCGTCACCTCGCCGATCGCGGTCCGTCCGCAGTCGGCCGTGGCGGCCACCAACCTGTCCTTCACCACCGCCAAGGGCACGGATAAGGCCACCTTCCCGGTGACCTCCGGCAGCGACCGTCCGACCAAGCTGACCCTGGACGGCCTCTCCAAGGCGGATGCCACGCAGATCCAGCTGGTGCCCGGCCCGGCCGGCGACACGGCGGACGCCTCCAACGCCTCCAAGACCGTGACGGTTCCGGCCGGCACGCCGTTCGCCCGCTTCGCGGTGGTGTCCTCGCAGGACAACGCCGACTTCGACCTCGTGGTCCTGGGCCCGAACGGCAAGGTCTACACGGCGGCCACGGCTTCCGCGAGCGAGTCGGTCTCCCTGAGCAACCCCGCGCCGGGCCAGTACACCCTGCTGGCCAACCTCTACGCGAGCCCGGGTAACCAGCCCGTCAAGGCGAGCCTCGAGGCTTCGGTGCTCGGAGCCTCCGTGGGCAACGCCACGGTGACGCCGAACCCGCTCGTGCTGAAGAACGGCAAGACGGCGGACGTCACGCTCGCCTGGAAGGGCCTGACCCCGGGCTCTTACATCGGGCGCGTCAGCTACGCCGGTTCCTCGGTGCAGACCTTCGTCAACGTCGTGGTGACCGGAACCGGAGCCTCGGTGGCGGCCCCCGCGGCGGAGAGCCCGGATGCCGGGGTCCGCGCCAAGGCGGAGCAGGAACTGCAGAAGCGTCCCGACCTGAATCAGGAGGACGCTCCGGCGGCCGGTTGA